One Streptomyces sp. NBC_00102 DNA segment encodes these proteins:
- the pgsA gene encoding phosphatidylinositol phosphate synthase has protein sequence MLNKYARAFFTRVLTPFAALLLRLGVSPDAVTLIGTAGVMAGALVFFPMGEFFWGTIVITVFVFSDLVDGNMARQAGISSRWGAFLDSTLDRVADGAIFGGFALWYAGNGDNNVLCAVAIFCLASGQVVSYTKARGESIGLPVAVNGLVERAERLVISLVAAGLAGLHGFGVPGIQILLPIALWIVAAGSLVTLVQRVVTVRRESAEADAVAAAAAAEAGPAGRGTEDGR, from the coding sequence ATGCTGAACAAGTACGCGCGTGCGTTTTTCACGCGTGTCCTCACGCCGTTCGCCGCTCTGCTGCTCCGCCTCGGGGTGAGTCCCGACGCGGTCACCCTGATCGGCACGGCCGGAGTGATGGCCGGTGCGCTCGTCTTCTTCCCCATGGGGGAGTTCTTCTGGGGCACCATCGTCATCACCGTCTTCGTCTTCTCGGACCTCGTCGACGGGAACATGGCACGGCAGGCCGGGATCTCCAGCCGCTGGGGCGCGTTCCTCGACTCGACGCTCGACCGGGTCGCCGACGGCGCCATCTTCGGCGGCTTCGCCCTCTGGTACGCGGGCAACGGCGACAACAACGTCCTCTGCGCCGTGGCGATCTTCTGCCTCGCCAGCGGCCAGGTCGTCTCGTACACGAAGGCGCGCGGCGAGTCGATCGGTCTGCCGGTCGCCGTCAACGGCCTCGTGGAGCGCGCCGAGCGCCTGGTGATCTCGCTGGTCGCCGCCGGCCTCGCCGGACTGCACGGCTTCGGCGTCCCCGGCATCCAGATCCTGCTGCCGATCGCACTGTGGATCGTCGCGGCGGGCAGCCTGGTGACGCTCGTCCAGCGCGTCGTCACCGTGCGCCGGGAGTCCGCCGAGGCGGACGCGGTAGCCGCAGCGGCAGCCGCGGAAGCGGGCCCGGCGGGTCGGGGGACCGAGGACGGCCGGTGA
- a CDS encoding HIT domain-containing protein — translation MLNRMTSEPEQQIGVGTPDAFQRLWTPHRMAYIQGENKPSGPGADDGCPFCTIPSKSDVDGLVVARGTHVYAVLNLYPYTGGHLMVVPYRHVADYTELDGPETLELAEFTKKAMVALRAASGAHGFNIGMNQGAVAGAGIAAHLHQHLVPRWGGDTNFMPVVGHTKVLPQLLGDTRAMLADAWPAA, via the coding sequence ATGCTGAACCGCATGACGAGTGAGCCCGAGCAGCAGATCGGAGTGGGGACGCCCGACGCGTTCCAGCGCCTGTGGACCCCCCACCGGATGGCCTACATCCAGGGTGAGAACAAGCCGAGCGGTCCCGGCGCGGACGACGGCTGTCCGTTCTGTACGATCCCCTCGAAATCGGACGTGGACGGGCTCGTCGTCGCCCGCGGCACCCACGTCTACGCGGTGCTCAACCTCTACCCGTACACCGGTGGCCACCTCATGGTCGTGCCCTACCGGCACGTCGCCGACTACACCGAGCTGGACGGTCCGGAGACGCTCGAACTCGCCGAGTTCACCAAGAAGGCCATGGTCGCGCTCCGGGCGGCCTCCGGGGCGCACGGCTTCAACATCGGCATGAACCAGGGAGCCGTCGCCGGTGCCGGCATCGCCGCCCACCTGCATCAGCACCTCGTCCCGCGCTGGGGCGGCGACACCAACTTCATGCCCGTGGTGGGCCACACCAAGGTGCTCCCGCAGCTCCTCGGCGACACCCGCGCGATGCTGGCCGACGCCTGGCCGGCCGCCTGA
- a CDS encoding potassium channel family protein, whose protein sequence is MAVASLVFLAGYALHVLAGRDREPWPDVGLVLVYGTWALFVVDYAVRLRLSGQGHRFVRTHWLDTLVLVMPLLRPLRVVKVYTAVQQRRAEPRLSLYARVMSYAGLSSLLLGVSAALTVYHVEHTAPGASIRTFGDSVWWACATLTTVGYGDAVPVTPEGRIVAAGLMVCGLALLGAVTGSFSSWLLQVFRREDEERPPAG, encoded by the coding sequence ATGGCGGTGGCCTCGCTGGTCTTCCTGGCGGGGTACGCGCTCCACGTCCTGGCCGGCCGGGACCGCGAGCCCTGGCCGGACGTGGGGCTGGTGCTGGTCTACGGGACCTGGGCGCTCTTCGTGGTGGACTACGCCGTGCGGCTGCGGCTCAGCGGCCAGGGGCACCGCTTCGTACGGACGCACTGGCTGGACACCCTGGTGCTGGTGATGCCGCTGCTGCGGCCGTTGCGCGTGGTGAAGGTGTACACGGCGGTCCAGCAGCGCCGGGCCGAGCCCCGGCTGAGCCTGTACGCCCGCGTGATGTCGTACGCCGGCCTCTCCTCGCTCCTGCTCGGCGTCTCCGCGGCGCTCACCGTCTACCACGTGGAGCACACCGCGCCGGGCGCCAGCATCCGCACCTTCGGCGACTCCGTCTGGTGGGCGTGCGCGACGCTGACGACGGTGGGGTACGGGGACGCCGTGCCGGTCACCCCGGAGGGCCGGATCGTCGCGGCGGGGCTGATGGTCTGCGGTCTGGCCCTGCTGGGGGCGGTGACGGGTTCCTTCTCGTCGTGGCTGCTCCAGGTGTTCCGGCGGGAGGACGAGGAACGGCCCCCGGCGGG